A part of Lacibacter sp. H407 genomic DNA contains:
- a CDS encoding RagB/SusD family nutrient uptake outer membrane protein: MKQVRFLNLLLLASATMLAVSCKKSYLDTKPSDAITLEQAYASISAVNSAINSGYLQTFAFGGGNGNGGHDNYGQKSIDLANDLMGNDMIVHTQGYGWYNGDYNYTAWTLPNGVATRSDQAWSFYYSAVIKNANLLLDNTANQTPSASLDALRGEALGLRAWAYLNLINNFQQTYKGNENAKGVPLHITISPEDQGRGTVQEVYDQIIADLTQAETLLTGKARASKERIDVSVVRGFRARAALVMENWAAAATYAKSARTGYTLMSNTVYQSRSGFSSISNPEWMWGALIPADKATIFASFFSHIDATQFGYAQLGGQKKITKALYDQIPATDIRKNVFRAPGTGTSILPDYTQTKFAVPVVGSWAADYLYMRASEMYLIEAEALARQGGKDAEARTVLEALVGLRNPGYSAAAFSGAALVNEILLQRRIELWGEGFSLFDIKRTGAGLNRPTGAGNHGAPNFNPVVYQLPAASPLFLMRIPTRELNNNSKMTPADQNP; encoded by the coding sequence ATGAAACAAGTACGATTTTTAAACTTGCTACTATTAGCTTCAGCAACTATGCTGGCAGTTAGTTGTAAAAAGTCATACCTGGATACGAAGCCGTCTGACGCCATTACATTGGAACAGGCTTATGCTTCTATTTCAGCTGTTAACTCTGCTATTAACAGTGGCTACCTGCAAACATTTGCGTTTGGTGGTGGTAACGGTAATGGCGGTCATGACAACTATGGTCAAAAGTCTATTGATCTTGCAAATGATCTGATGGGAAATGACATGATTGTTCATACCCAAGGTTATGGTTGGTACAATGGTGATTATAACTACACTGCCTGGACTTTGCCAAACGGTGTTGCTACACGTTCAGACCAAGCATGGTCGTTCTATTACAGTGCGGTTATTAAGAATGCGAACCTGCTTCTTGATAACACGGCAAATCAAACTCCTTCAGCAAGTTTAGATGCACTTCGTGGTGAAGCACTTGGTTTAAGAGCTTGGGCATACCTGAACCTTATCAATAATTTCCAGCAGACATATAAAGGAAATGAGAATGCAAAAGGTGTACCCTTACACATTACCATTTCTCCTGAAGATCAAGGCAGAGGAACTGTTCAAGAAGTGTATGACCAGATCATTGCAGATCTTACACAAGCTGAAACTTTATTGACAGGTAAAGCAAGAGCTTCTAAAGAGCGTATTGATGTATCAGTTGTACGTGGTTTCAGAGCCCGTGCTGCGTTAGTGATGGAAAACTGGGCTGCAGCGGCTACATATGCCAAAAGTGCACGCACAGGTTACACCCTGATGAGCAATACAGTTTACCAATCAAGAAGCGGTTTTTCAAGCATCAGCAATCCAGAATGGATGTGGGGTGCGTTGATCCCTGCTGATAAAGCAACCATCTTTGCTTCATTTTTCTCGCATATTGATGCTACCCAGTTTGGTTATGCGCAATTAGGCGGACAAAAGAAGATCACCAAAGCTTTATACGATCAAATTCCTGCTACAGATATTCGTAAGAATGTATTCAGAGCTCCAGGTACAGGTACATCTATTTTACCGGACTATACACAAACCAAGTTTGCTGTACCGGTTGTAGGTAGCTGGGCTGCTGATTATCTTTACATGCGTGCATCTGAAATGTATCTGATCGAAGCAGAAGCATTGGCAAGACAAGGTGGTAAAGATGCTGAAGCTCGTACAGTTTTGGAAGCATTGGTAGGATTACGTAACCCGGGTTATAGTGCTGCTGCATTTTCTGGCGCTGCCTTGGTTAATGAAATTTTATTACAACGTCGTATTGAATTATGGGGAGAAGGTTTCTCATTGTTTGATATTAAGAGAACCGGTGCCGGTTTAAACAGACCAACAGGTGCAGGCAATCATGGTGCGCCAAACTTTAATCCGGTTGTTTACCAATTACCAGCGGCAAGTCCTTTGTTCCTGATGCGTATTCCAACCAGAGAGTTGAATAACAATTCGAAGATGACTCCTGCAGACCAAAACCCTTAA